AGAGGGTCAGAGTATCCAAGCGAAAGGCCCGCGCAGGATGGCTGAGCGACAAAGCGCAAGGCCCGGAACAGATCGAGAAGTTCGTCGAGATGAAGACGGTCTGGCACCCGATCGGCGTCTAGGCGCTCCACGGCATCTTTATCTGTTTTCGACGGATTCGGGGGTACTGATTCTGCCTCTTGCCCCTTCGATCCGTTTAGGAGGATGCATTGGCACCTGGTTGGCACGAAACAGTTATTTCTTAGGCTTGTCTTCTGAAGCCTCGTCTTCAGGTTTCTCTCTTTCCGGTTTCGTCGGCAGCAGCCCAGGATTCCCCTGCGCGTACAGCCGGATTCCGCGATTCGCGAGGATCGAGCCGATGCCGGCCATCACGATGAGCAGCAGTACTTTGAGCAACACCCCGAACGCCGCTGCAACCGTGGCGTTGATATTGATCGTCTCACCGCCCGAAACCTCAATGGCTTCGCCCGGCGGAACGGCGAACATCTCGCGCGCGAAAATAAAAGCCGTAACGATGAGCGCTACGCCGCCCAAGAACGTCAATAACCCGAGAGTCGTCGCGAGCGCATCGCGCCGTTTTTCAGGCAATCGAAATAGCCTCCGGAAGGGTGGTTTGGCGGCTGTGCATCGAACCGCTCCATGATACCGCTCAAGCCTCGCGCGCACGGTCAACGGGTTGCCTTACCCTCAAGGCCATGACGATCGGCACGAGCATCAGCGCCCCGGCAAGCGCGTACGGTATCCAGGGCGAGCGCTGGTACAGGCTGTTGCCGATCAGGGGGCCGGCAATCCGCGCCAGTGCGCCTAGAGCCTGCGTGAGCCCGAAGACGCCGCCGACGATCGCAGCCGGCGCGGCGCGCGAGATCAGGCTCGACAGCGAAGGCGAACTCAGACCGGAGCCGACCGCGAGCAGTCCGGCGACGCACAGAGCCCAAGTCCACGGCGGTGCCCACGGCATGAGAGCAAGCGCGGGCGCCATCAGGAAATACCCGACCCTGACGAGCGCCGTCTCACCGAACTTTGCGACGAGCGGGCGGATGAATCCGCCCTGGACGATCGCCATTACGACTCCGACTTCAGTGAGGATGAGCGCCGTGTGGAACTCGCTCAGATCGAACACGTCGTGGGCCATGCGAAAGTACGTGCTCTCCATGTTCGACATCGCAAAGTTGACGGCGAAGAACAGGATCAAAAGGTAGCCGAGCCCCGGCAGCCGCAAAGCGGTCCGAAGGCTCTCGGCCATCCCGATGCGGTCGGCGGAGGGCGCATCCCTCGGCAGCTTCAGACTCTCCGGCAGGAAGCGAAAGACGTAGGCGAAGTTGACGAGCGCCATGGCCGCTGCCGCCAAGCCGAGCAGCACCGGACTCTCTCCACCGAGCCCGATCAGGTAGCCGCCCACCGGTGGCCCGAGGATGAAGCCGAGGCCGAAGGCGATCCCTAGCTTGCCCATCGCCGCCGCTCGATCTTCCGGCTTGGTGACGTCGGAGATGTACGCGTACGCCACGCTGATGTTTCCTGCGGCGAACCCCATCAGCACACGGGCGCCAGCGAGGATCCAGAGCGAGTCGGCCTGCGTATACGCAAGCCCTGCAAGCACCGCCATACTGGTCGTGACCAGCAGGATCTTGCGACGGCCGATTCTATCGCTCATGCGGCCCAGAATCGGCGAGGTGAGCAGTTGGGCGATGCTAAAAAGAGCGAGCGTGAGCCCGATGATCAGGCCGATCGTCATCGACCCTTCTGGCAGCGCAAGCCGGTTGACGAGCTTCTCGCCGCGCAGCTGCAGGTCGGGGATGAACAGGCCGAACGACAGGATGTCGAGGAACACCGTCATAGTGATCGCCAGTACGTTCGGCGGACGGCGGCTCATCGTGGGGAAGTATAGACGACTCGGGCTTTGAATCGACGCGACTGTTGCGCCACGTTTTTCGAGCGAACCCGTCGGCATCTAAAACCAGGATGGATTGGGCTCCGTGCTCAAAAGACCGGTTCGAAGCCGAAGAACTTTGCCAGAACGCTGTAACATATTCTAGTGGGGACAAGAGGTTGGGTGATGACGACGAACTACTGTACGGTGAGCGAGCGAATCAGAGGGGAGTCTGCGGGAGATGTGCGCATGTTGAGTCTGTTAAGCCTCCGCAAGTCCACGCGGGCCTTGTGGCCCTGGCTCCTCGCTGGGCTTGCGGTAATGAACTGGTCATGCGGCAACGGTCAGGCTCTGCCGGAGCAGAGTGAGTCCGACTCAAATCAATCGGTCGGAGCATCTACCGAACAACGGGCGAAAGATCTGGGTGAGCAGGCGAAGGTTCACACCAGCGAAAGCGTGGAGGCCGGTGCCATCACGCCTGAGGCCGCGATATTCATCGTCGATGGTCTGTTCGACGATGAATATACGTACAATGTGTTCGCGTCTGCCACGCTACAGACGCTTTCCAAACTGGACTTCGATTTTACTCCAATCGTGCTCGCACTTTACGAGCACAGGGCTAAAACACTTAGCAACTCTGATGCCCTGACGGCAACATCGTTTAGGATTTTTCGGCAAGCAATTATTGTGGCCCGACAAGACCTACCGGAGCACTATGCCGTGATATTCATCGCTGGGCCGAGCATCGACCGAGCATACGATGTTCTCTTGCAGCACGGTCTTTCGGCTATTGTAATTGAAGAGGGCGCAGATCGAGGCCTCGCGTATCCCGTCGGCCAAGAATCTAACGTTTGGGAGGCACTCGATAGCGACCCGGATAGCAGCGAGTACATATTGAACTATCTCGATTTCCGCGCGGGATTTCGAAGTACGCTGCCCGGCGGCAGTTAGCGCATCATTGAAGCGTTAGCGACAGACCGCCTGCCGAGTCACACAAAGCAAAGGCCAGCCAATCAACTTCGACCGGCTGGCCCTCGCGACACTATTCGACAAGGCTCCCTGTGCCTAGACCATCCATTCGCTATGGTCGCGCTCAATAAAGTGCGTTCTCGGCACGCGGAACCTCAAGATCAGTGGTTGGAACCTCTCGACATACGATCGGCTCCCGTGCTACTCGTCGCGCTCGCAAACGGCATCTGACTAGCTTCGCCATGTCCGCCCGCGAGACTACCGAGAAGGCTTCCCAACGGACTCCTCCTCCGGGCATTCACCCGGTTCTTGCATTGGCCTGCGGAGTTAGCTGACGGGTTAGAATCAAGAACTACTCTTCGCCTCACAGGCGATTCACCCCGAAACTTGGGTCCCCCGCTGCCGGTCCCCCGGCATTAGGCCTCGGAATCTGGCGGAACTTGCCGCCACCCCTAGTATACGACAACATCCAGCGAATCGATCACAGTTTTTCCAGACTGATCGGCGCCTCTTTGGCGACGTATCGCTTGATCCGCGAGTCTAGGGCAGGGCTGCCGGTATGATTTTGCAGAAGGTCGGCCCAAGCTGACTTGAACCCGGCGATGCGAACCTGCCTCCGTCTCTTGACCCTAGTTCTTGGAGCAACGCTCGTTGCGCCGCTCCAGGCCCAAGGCGAGAAGCAGATCGATCTGATCGTTTGGGGGCACCAGATCGGCCCGGAAGACAAGGGGCTCGACGACGTAGTCCGCCGTTTCGAGGAGCTTCACCCGAACATCCACGTCAAGATGCTCGGCATGGGCGCGGGTCGAATGAACCCGCAGAAGCTGATGACCTCGATCGTCGGCGAAGTCCCGCCCGACGTGATCTTCCAGGACAGGTTCGCCGTGCCGGACTGGTCGCACCTCGGCGCGTTCGAACCGCTCGACTGGCTGATCGAGCGCGATCGCGCAACCGATCCGAACACGCCGGTGCCCGAGAACTACTACGTGGCGCCGTGGGCCGAGGGGATGTACAAAGGAAAGTTGTACGCGATCCCGTGGATGGCCGACACGCGCGTGCTGTACTGGAACCGCGACGCGTTCGCAGAGAGGGCCGACGACCTCCGGGCTGCCGGACTCGATCCAACTAGCGCGCCGCAGACGTGGAGCGAGACGCTCGCCTACTCTCGCGTGCTGACCGAGTTCGACGACAACGGCCAGCTCGTTCGCGCAGGTTTCATTCCCAACTTCGGCAACTCCTGGCTGTACATGTACGCGTTCCAGAACAACGCGAGCTTCATGTCGGCCGACGGGACGGAGTGCACCCTCAACACGCCCGAATCGCTCGAAGCGCTGCAGTTCATGATCGACGGCTACGAGATTCTTGGCGGGATCGAGAAGGTCGATCTGTTCCTGGCGTCGCTGCGGGGGGAGGAGAACGACCCGTTCTTCAAGGGCCAAATCGCCATGAAGATCGATGGCGACTG
The DNA window shown above is from Armatimonadota bacterium and carries:
- a CDS encoding MFS transporter, giving the protein MSRRPPNVLAITMTVFLDILSFGLFIPDLQLRGEKLVNRLALPEGSMTIGLIIGLTLALFSIAQLLTSPILGRMSDRIGRRKILLVTTSMAVLAGLAYTQADSLWILAGARVLMGFAAGNISVAYAYISDVTKPEDRAAAMGKLGIAFGLGFILGPPVGGYLIGLGGESPVLLGLAAAAMALVNFAYVFRFLPESLKLPRDAPSADRIGMAESLRTALRLPGLGYLLILFFAVNFAMSNMESTYFRMAHDVFDLSEFHTALILTEVGVVMAIVQGGFIRPLVAKFGETALVRVGYFLMAPALALMPWAPPWTWALCVAGLLAVGSGLSSPSLSSLISRAAPAAIVGGVFGLTQALGALARIAGPLIGNSLYQRSPWIPYALAGALMLVPIVMALRVRQPVDRAREA